In Arthrobacter sp. CJ23, the genomic window AGTGTGCGTCTTGGCCCTCCGTGGGGATCTCGGCCCAGTCAGTCTGGCCCTGCTCGCAGTTCTGCAGCGTGGGGAAGTACAGGGTCTTCCCGGCGGCGTCGGGCAGCTTCACGGACAGGACCAGGGCGTCGCGCAGGTGCGGGTCCAAGGGTGCCTTGGCCGTGTAGACGATCTGGCTGGTGCGCTTGGTGATGGACGTGCCATCCGCCAGTTTCCTCGGCTCGGCCAGGGTTTGGGTGACCTTCTCTACCGTCCAGTTGGCGTTGACCGTGGGGGTGGCGTCGTTCAGCTCTTCGGGCAGCGTGATGGTCATCTTGGTCGTCCCGAAGGTGTCGCAGCCGTGGGGGACGCCGAACGTGAGCAGGGCGTAGGAGTTGGCCTCGGTCTTGTTCGGATCGATGCCCACGTGCGCGGACGCGGCGGAGAGGCCGGCCAGCATCAGGGCGGCGGTGCCGCCGGCGACTGCGGTGGCGGAGAGGGCGCGGCGGAGCGAGGTCTTGTTCAAGGTGTTGCCTTTCGGTGGGCGCGCGAAGGGGCGCCAGAGTACGGGAGGTGCCCGTCACCGATATAGGGAGGTGCCGGGCGGAATCAGGGAAGTACGACGACGGCGGGCGGGCCGCGGCGGTTGTCTTGCCTGAGGTTCCGCCAGGGGCGGGGGGTGAACAGCGCAGTTGCGCCTGACGCCACCGGCGAGCTGCCGGCGTCGGGCCTGAACACGAGCCGGAGCACGCGCAGGAGCGGCCGGAGCCACGCGGCCAGCTGCCAG contains:
- a CDS encoding YcnI family protein; this translates as MNKTSLRRALSATAVAGGTAALMLAGLSAASAHVGIDPNKTEANSYALLTFGVPHGCDTFGTTKMTITLPEELNDATPTVNANWTVEKVTQTLAEPRKLADGTSITKRTSQIVYTAKAPLDPHLRDALVLSVKLPDAAGKTLYFPTLQNCEQGQTDWAEIPTEGQDAHSLKSPAPSVTVTAAAAADGHGAHAAAETVPTEQAASVSDDGSQARSWAGLIAGVAGLGLGGAAFFRSRSAKAGGAGNAGGSAGTAAK